Proteins from a single region of Abyssalbus ytuae:
- a CDS encoding metallophosphoesterase, protein MNRRTLVIGDIHGALKALEQVLERAKVSGDDLIIFLGDYVDGWSQSPEVINFLIEFKTSYNCVFIRGNHDELCLDWLKNNTQNENWLVHGGQATVNAYAEVPENIRKIHINFIESLDDYYLDHKNRLFLHAGFTNIKGVESEYFSKMFYWDRSLWEMALALNPNLHIEDDLYPSRLKLYNEIYIGHTPTVRIGKTVPVNAANVWNVDTGAAYKSPLTILDIDTKKYWQSDNVNLLYLGEKGRN, encoded by the coding sequence ATGAACAGAAGAACTTTAGTTATTGGAGATATTCACGGAGCATTAAAAGCATTGGAACAGGTTTTAGAAAGGGCAAAAGTATCAGGAGATGATTTGATAATTTTTTTAGGTGATTATGTAGACGGATGGAGCCAGTCGCCTGAGGTTATTAATTTTCTCATTGAATTTAAAACTTCATATAATTGTGTTTTTATTAGAGGTAATCATGATGAGTTGTGTTTAGATTGGCTTAAAAATAATACTCAAAATGAAAACTGGCTTGTACATGGAGGTCAGGCAACGGTAAATGCTTATGCGGAGGTACCTGAAAATATCAGAAAAATTCATATCAATTTTATAGAATCTTTAGACGATTATTATCTGGATCATAAAAACCGTTTATTTTTACATGCCGGATTTACCAATATTAAAGGGGTGGAAAGTGAATATTTCTCCAAGATGTTTTATTGGGACAGGTCATTGTGGGAAATGGCACTGGCATTGAATCCTAATCTTCATATAGAAGACGACCTCTATCCTTCAAGACTAAAACTGTATAACGAAATTTATATTGGCCATACACCTACTGTACGAATAGGAAAAACAGTTCCTGTAAATGCCGCAAACGTATGGAATGTTGACACCGGAGCAGCATATAAAAGCCCGTTAACCATTTTGGATATAGATACCAAAAAATACTGGCAAAGCGATAACGTAAATTTATTGTATCTGGGGGAGAAAGGCAGGAATTAA
- a CDS encoding OmpA family protein: MTKKILCLLGIFLAIIIGTFLYCDTCCDSCSLMLDGSGTTATGPLYIKDEDGTFEYTSNDNFNFTHSDYEILTPVSYEVEDGVSKLFAYLGVYPSKIIDITGYYSSDETNNSAFPNLGFARAAALKNYLVSKGISSKQINIKGRLKDDLENKNGTLFGPLGFRVRTPSKLFLIKQEQDVKALRDKLKESPIILYFEPAQAKIDLTEKQRQEIADISVYLDKVDGAVCIITGHTDNTGGRATNMRLGQNRADFVKNYLIRNGIPPEKINATSEGPDSPIADNSTEDGRAENRRTVITIN, encoded by the coding sequence ATGACAAAAAAAATACTTTGTTTGTTAGGTATCTTTCTAGCAATCATAATCGGTACGTTTTTGTATTGTGACACATGTTGTGATAGTTGCAGTTTAATGCTGGATGGTTCCGGCACAACTGCTACGGGTCCCTTATATATTAAGGATGAGGACGGAACTTTTGAGTACACAAGCAATGACAATTTTAACTTTACCCATTCCGACTACGAAATTTTAACCCCGGTTTCGTATGAAGTAGAAGACGGAGTAAGTAAACTTTTTGCTTACTTAGGAGTTTATCCTTCTAAAATTATTGACATTACCGGCTATTACAGTAGTGATGAAACCAATAACTCCGCTTTCCCTAATTTAGGATTTGCCAGAGCTGCGGCCCTTAAAAATTATTTGGTTTCTAAAGGTATCTCCTCCAAGCAAATAAACATTAAGGGAAGATTAAAAGATGATCTGGAAAACAAGAACGGTACACTTTTCGGCCCCTTAGGGTTTAGAGTAAGAACTCCCAGTAAACTGTTTTTAATTAAACAGGAACAAGATGTAAAAGCATTACGGGATAAATTAAAAGAAAGTCCTATAATTTTATATTTTGAACCTGCCCAGGCTAAAATAGACCTGACCGAAAAACAACGTCAGGAAATAGCTGATATTTCTGTGTATCTTGATAAAGTCGACGGTGCAGTTTGTATTATTACCGGTCATACCGATAATACCGGAGGACGTGCAACCAATATGCGTTTAGGTCAAAACAGGGCAGATTTTGTTAAAAACTATCTGATCAGGAATGGTATTCCTCCGGAAAAGATAAATGCAACATCTGAAGGCCCTGACTCTCCAATTGCCGATAACTCTACAGAAGATGGAAGAGCGGAAAACAGAAGAACAGTAATTACAATTAACTAA
- a CDS encoding SPFH domain-containing protein produces the protein MGLFDEIKNKLKYEFIDIVEWLDSTNDTIVHRFERYQNEIKNGAKLIVREGQMAVFINEGQLADVFKPGTYELTTQNLPVLATLKGWKYGFNSPFKAEVYFVSTRIFTDEKWGTKNPITLSDGRFGLVEIRAYGTYTFRITDPGKFIIDVVGTDGHFTNYEISEHLKSLIATRFTDTVGEANLPIELYAANTTELSETCQEVMMPEFERIGIGLEKFYIENVSMPEDLKKEIFEYSRLDKLDMSKLSQFKAAKAMEAAAKNEGGTAGAGMGMGMGFVLAQQMGQTLNPMNTQPITQPGTPAPPPIPVQIQYYYAVNGQQMGPVPFDKLKELFANRTINKDSLIWKQGMAAWTSLKDVEELKSFLGGNTPPPLPES, from the coding sequence ATGGGGCTTTTTGATGAAATAAAAAACAAACTCAAATACGAGTTTATAGATATTGTAGAATGGCTGGACAGTACAAACGATACTATAGTCCACCGTTTTGAACGTTATCAGAATGAAATTAAGAACGGAGCTAAACTGATAGTACGAGAAGGACAAATGGCTGTTTTTATCAATGAAGGTCAACTGGCCGATGTTTTTAAACCGGGCACTTATGAACTGACAACACAAAACCTGCCTGTTTTGGCAACACTTAAAGGTTGGAAATATGGTTTTAACAGTCCGTTCAAGGCTGAGGTGTATTTTGTAAGTACCCGTATCTTTACCGATGAGAAATGGGGTACCAAAAATCCAATAACCCTTAGTGATGGTCGGTTCGGGTTAGTTGAAATAAGAGCTTACGGAACCTACACTTTCAGAATTACTGATCCGGGTAAATTTATAATTGATGTGGTTGGTACCGACGGTCATTTTACAAATTATGAGATCAGTGAACATTTGAAAAGCTTAATAGCAACCCGTTTTACAGATACAGTGGGGGAGGCCAATTTGCCTATCGAATTGTATGCTGCCAATACTACTGAACTTTCCGAGACCTGCCAGGAGGTTATGATGCCCGAATTTGAACGTATCGGTATAGGACTTGAAAAATTTTATATCGAAAACGTTTCGATGCCAGAAGATCTAAAAAAAGAGATCTTTGAATACAGTCGTCTCGACAAACTGGATATGTCTAAACTTTCCCAGTTCAAGGCAGCTAAGGCCATGGAGGCTGCAGCAAAGAATGAAGGCGGAACAGCAGGTGCAGGTATGGGTATGGGTATGGGTTTTGTATTGGCTCAGCAAATGGGACAGACTCTGAACCCGATGAATACTCAGCCGATAACTCAGCCAGGTACTCCGGCACCGCCTCCCATACCAGTTCAAATACAATATTATTACGCGGTAAACGGGCAGCAAATGGGGCCTGTTCCTTTTGACAAACTCAAAGAGTTGTTCGCCAATCGCACTATCAATAAAGATTCGTTGATCTGGAAGCAGGGAATGGCCGCATGGACATCCTTAAAAGATGTGGAAGAATTAAAATCTTTCTTGGGAGGAAACACCCCTCCTCCCTTACCTGAGTCATAA
- a CDS encoding DNA helicase PriA, producing MLDQPVKKSEEKKSCPNCGAELKYKPGSDQLKCEYCGYEEFIEKAKSSFEELELKNYLDVVGSKAYTETISMLHCKNCGANQHVEENYKSLHCVYCGEPLIIEDVLNEDWILPGALIPFKLDNKKARQIFLDWVRNIWFVPNKLKRAALNPEGLHGVYVPYWTFDCNLFAAYEGMRGDYYYITRTVQTSNGPKQIKERKTRWTPAFGQVSGFIDDILINASKRKSIVIPSRISHWNYKELVPFNQKYLSGFVTEKYTLSLKDAHHLSFQEAKENAYGWIRNDIGGDIQRINHTDIRLSDETFKHILLPIYISTYFYSGKEYHFYVNGQTGSIYGNYPLSFWKIFFLVLFVAIILLMVLILSK from the coding sequence ATGCTCGATCAACCTGTTAAAAAATCTGAAGAGAAAAAATCATGTCCTAATTGCGGAGCTGAACTTAAATATAAGCCGGGCTCGGACCAGTTGAAATGTGAGTATTGTGGCTATGAAGAATTTATAGAAAAGGCTAAAAGTAGTTTTGAGGAACTGGAGCTTAAAAACTATCTGGATGTGGTGGGTTCTAAAGCCTATACAGAAACTATAAGCATGCTACATTGTAAAAATTGTGGAGCCAATCAACATGTAGAAGAAAATTATAAATCCCTTCATTGTGTTTATTGCGGAGAACCGCTTATTATTGAAGATGTTCTGAATGAAGACTGGATATTACCGGGAGCTCTGATTCCTTTCAAACTTGATAACAAGAAAGCCCGTCAAATATTTCTCGATTGGGTTCGTAATATATGGTTTGTACCCAATAAACTAAAACGTGCCGCCCTGAATCCCGAAGGACTACATGGTGTGTATGTGCCTTATTGGACTTTTGATTGTAACTTATTTGCTGCTTATGAAGGAATGAGGGGAGATTATTACTACATAACCAGGACAGTACAAACTTCCAACGGGCCTAAACAGATAAAGGAAAGAAAAACACGATGGACACCTGCTTTTGGTCAGGTAAGCGGATTTATAGATGACATTCTCATTAATGCCTCAAAAAGGAAAAGTATTGTGATCCCTTCCAGGATTTCGCATTGGAATTATAAAGAATTGGTTCCTTTTAACCAGAAATATTTGTCTGGCTTTGTCACGGAAAAATATACACTTTCATTAAAAGATGCTCACCATCTGTCGTTTCAGGAGGCCAAAGAGAATGCTTATGGCTGGATACGTAATGATATTGGGGGAGATATCCAACGGATAAATCATACTGATATACGTTTAAGTGATGAAACCTTCAAACATATTTTACTGCCGATATATATCAGCACTTATTTTTATTCAGGTAAAGAATACCATTTTTATGTAAATGGGCAAACCGGTAGTATTTATGGTAATTATCCGCTGTCGTTCTGGAAAATTTTCTTTTTAGTACTTTTTGTAGCGATTATATTGTTGATGGTTTTAATACTTTCTAAATAA
- a CDS encoding isoaspartyl peptidase/L-asparaginase family protein, with translation MRLKFTPLFLLIFFANCKNDKLTTETLKETNPVIEQSSTGNIAIAIHGGAGTILKKNMTPELEEEYENKLKEAVTAGYKILKEGGTSLNAVEKTIRILENSPLFNAGKGAVFTNEGKNELDASIMDGKSLNAGAVAGVTTVKNPISLARTVMEKSKHVMLAREGSESFAQENGLEIVDPSYFFTENRMKSLERAKEKEKVELDHDEKTAFYDPAIKDFKFGTVGCVALDKDGNLAAGTSTGGMTNKRWGRVGDSPIIGAGTYANNNTCAVSSTGWGEYFIRGVVAYDISAMMEYKKISLAESAKDVIQRKLPELGGDGGVIAVDRNGNISMEFNTTGMYRASIDRNGEIYIGIYK, from the coding sequence ATGCGATTAAAATTTACTCCCCTGTTTTTATTGATATTTTTTGCAAATTGTAAAAATGATAAATTAACCACTGAAACATTAAAAGAAACAAACCCCGTAATTGAACAATCTTCAACAGGGAATATAGCGATTGCAATTCATGGAGGTGCAGGTACTATTCTTAAAAAGAATATGACCCCTGAATTAGAAGAGGAATATGAAAATAAATTAAAAGAAGCTGTTACTGCCGGATATAAGATTTTAAAAGAAGGAGGCACAAGTTTGAATGCTGTTGAAAAAACGATCCGTATTTTAGAAAATTCGCCATTGTTTAATGCCGGTAAAGGAGCCGTATTCACTAATGAAGGAAAAAATGAACTGGATGCTTCCATTATGGATGGCAAATCATTGAATGCAGGAGCAGTTGCAGGAGTCACTACTGTAAAAAACCCTATAAGCCTGGCCAGGACTGTAATGGAAAAATCAAAACATGTGATGCTTGCAAGGGAAGGATCTGAATCTTTTGCACAGGAAAACGGATTGGAAATAGTAGATCCGTCTTATTTCTTTACAGAAAACAGGATGAAATCTTTAGAAAGAGCAAAGGAGAAAGAGAAAGTTGAACTGGACCATGATGAAAAAACGGCTTTTTATGATCCGGCTATAAAAGATTTTAAATTTGGCACTGTGGGCTGTGTAGCATTAGATAAAGATGGAAACCTGGCAGCAGGAACTTCTACCGGAGGTATGACGAATAAAAGATGGGGAAGAGTAGGTGATTCTCCTATTATTGGTGCGGGTACTTATGCCAATAACAATACATGTGCAGTTTCGTCCACCGGCTGGGGAGAATATTTTATACGGGGAGTAGTTGCTTATGATATTTCTGCAATGATGGAATATAAAAAAATTTCCCTGGCTGAATCGGCTAAGGATGTTATACAAAGAAAATTACCCGAATTAGGGGGTGATGGCGGAGTAATAGCTGTAGACAGAAACGGAAATATTTCTATGGAATTTAATACTACCGGTATGTACAGAGCCAGTATTGACAGAAATGGTGAAATATATATAGGCATTTACAAATAA
- a CDS encoding alpha-2-macroglobulin family protein, producing MKFQQFTFLIFAILLIVSCKKKTTEEEIKEQISNLYKYREYVTDVSPGIISAHSDIRVVLKNPVQGWTNNMDLPSDLVKITPNVSGRLIALDNQTVSFIPESPLQQDTEYNFTLELDEIIPDIPSDLKNFSFKVKTIKQQFHVATDNLQSYSKDWQYLEGTLRSSDKLNIETAKQLITAVQNDKKLQVRFDKNLKEGTQLTFKIDSIKRNIEDSEIKISWDGTPFNIDTKGESTLKIPGQNNFSVVEVNVFDGATQFIEINFSDPVKKNQNFEGLVVVEGTKKLKFSADRNVLKVYPDKEITGTALLEIFQGIQSAEGYKLKNIFRDNIAFEQLKPEVRMIQSGTILPSSNNLKINFEAVSLKAVEVRVVRIYENNVLQFLQRDNLNGSNELRRVGRPVAKKTLQLQSNISQNISKWKAYSLDLKEVITPEPGAIYRVEFSFNKKHSAYKCDNNNSEDNISSEEENFDEEIAESSYWNEAESYYEDGYYYGYDYDWEERDNPCHSSYYMNKKVGANVLASDLGITVKKGENNSYFVSVNNIVTTAPLPGTKVIFYNYQQQQIGEVITDEEGTSIFDSDIPAAFAIVERGTEKTYVKLNDGNVLSVSKFDVAGVKLKKGIKGFIYGERGVWRPGDTLFLSFMLNDNDNDLPANHPVKFELSDPYGKITHREVKTYGINNVYTFTVKTNENAPTGNWQAKVSVGGVTFSKSLKIETIKPNRLKIKAGFEGETLSGNQPVKGNLEVTWLHGAVAKNLKADVQAKFSEQKTGFPGFEDYIFDDPTRRFSSEEQTVFDGRINSEGKASFTLSPQINEKSPGLLKASFVTKVYENGGDFSTDVFSKTYSPYSTYVGLSTPKGDAARGMLLTEVKHNFDVVTLDDHGKPKAVKGLKVTVYKINWKWWWDTSEDNISTYNGSRYNENIFSTTINTNEQGKGNFQFELNYPEWGRYLVRVEDSNGGHATGKAIYIDWPGWAGKSRKEDPSAATMLVFSTDKKTYNVGETAVVTFPSSGEGRALVTIENGSEVLESLWVTPQKEETKFELPIRDIYTPNVYINITLLQPHANTANDLPIRLYGLVPVTVENPEKRLEPQINMPDVLRPEEKVKVAVSEKTGKAMTYTLAIVDEGLLDLTRFKTPSPWDHFNAREALGVKTWDIYDDVIGAYGGRIDQIFSIGGDDEAAGAKNKKANRFKPVVLYFGPFNLKEGETKTHEINIPKYVGSVRTMVVAGNSSIEAYGNAEKATPVRKPLMVLASLPRKITPGEKVTLPVTVFAMENKVKNVTLRLKENKAFRVAGETSQNVSFSQPDEKMAYFELEVADFTGIGKVEVEASGNGEKASYEVEIDVVNPNPVTTVVTDITLEPGSEQSINLETFGISGSNTAQIEFSTLPPMDFTSRLQYLIKYPHGCIEQTTSAAFPQLFLADIFDLTNDKKTQIQQNIKHAIKKLSNYQLPGGGFSYWSGQNYANDWGTSYAGHFLLEAEKKGYVLPIGFKSGWIQYQKTAAKQWRKSENTSDLAQAYRLYTLALAGNADVSSMNRLRETPYISNEAKHRLAAAYALTGQKSAAIEIFSAANIDHQPVKNDYYTYGSVERNRAMALETLILLDRKSEAQELSKTIAKTLSDKRWMSTQSTAYSLLAMAKFAKYIGGKGVNVSFALNGNAESISTALSLANRRLNIKEGNNSIVLKNNKDNTVFIRVLNSGILPVAQEKEEIRNLGVQVVYKGRDGSIMGVNQLGQGTDFIAEVTITNKKGEPVKNMALTQIIPSGWEIVNTRFTDFGDFVENDATYTDIRDDRINFYFDLKKYESKTFRVLLNASYLGTYYLPGIQVEAMYDNDYMARTKGRWIEVTQ from the coding sequence ATGAAATTTCAACAATTTACATTTTTAATATTTGCTATCTTACTTATTGTTTCATGTAAGAAGAAAACCACCGAAGAAGAAATAAAAGAACAAATAAGTAATCTATATAAGTACCGGGAATATGTTACCGATGTTTCACCAGGCATTATTTCAGCTCATTCCGATATAAGGGTAGTACTTAAAAACCCTGTTCAGGGATGGACTAACAACATGGATTTACCTTCGGATTTAGTTAAAATAACTCCGAATGTCAGTGGTAGATTAATTGCTTTAGATAACCAAACAGTTTCATTTATCCCTGAAAGTCCACTTCAGCAGGATACGGAATATAACTTTACCCTGGAACTGGATGAAATTATACCTGATATTCCTTCAGATTTAAAAAACTTTTCTTTTAAAGTTAAAACCATCAAACAACAATTTCATGTGGCTACAGACAATTTACAATCATACAGTAAAGACTGGCAGTACCTTGAGGGAACATTAAGAAGCAGTGATAAATTAAATATTGAAACAGCAAAACAATTAATAACTGCGGTACAAAATGATAAAAAACTTCAGGTTAGGTTTGATAAAAATTTAAAAGAAGGAACGCAATTAACGTTTAAAATTGATAGTATTAAAAGAAATATTGAAGATTCCGAAATAAAAATTTCATGGGATGGAACCCCTTTCAATATTGATACAAAAGGAGAATCAACTTTAAAAATACCCGGGCAAAATAATTTCTCGGTAGTAGAGGTAAATGTATTTGACGGAGCAACACAATTTATAGAAATAAATTTTTCTGATCCGGTTAAGAAAAATCAGAATTTTGAGGGACTTGTGGTGGTTGAAGGAACAAAAAAGCTGAAGTTTTCGGCTGACAGGAATGTTCTTAAAGTATATCCGGATAAAGAAATAACAGGAACTGCTTTACTTGAAATATTTCAGGGCATACAAAGTGCAGAAGGATATAAGCTAAAAAATATTTTCAGGGATAATATTGCTTTTGAACAGCTAAAACCCGAAGTAAGAATGATTCAAAGCGGTACTATTTTACCTTCTTCAAATAATTTAAAGATAAACTTTGAAGCAGTTAGTCTGAAAGCTGTAGAAGTAAGAGTGGTCAGAATTTATGAAAACAACGTATTGCAATTTTTACAGAGGGATAATCTTAATGGTAGTAATGAGTTGAGGCGTGTTGGCAGGCCGGTAGCAAAAAAAACACTTCAGTTACAAAGCAATATATCACAAAATATAAGCAAATGGAAAGCCTATTCCCTGGATTTAAAAGAAGTGATAACCCCTGAGCCTGGTGCTATTTACCGGGTTGAATTCAGTTTTAATAAAAAACACAGTGCCTATAAGTGTGATAATAATAATTCAGAAGATAATATCTCTTCAGAAGAGGAAAATTTTGACGAGGAAATAGCTGAATCCAGTTACTGGAATGAAGCTGAAAGTTATTATGAAGACGGATACTACTACGGATATGATTACGACTGGGAAGAAAGGGATAATCCCTGCCATAGTTCATACTACATGAACAAAAAAGTGGGAGCAAATGTATTGGCTTCCGATTTAGGAATTACGGTAAAAAAAGGAGAGAACAATTCATATTTTGTAAGTGTAAACAATATAGTAACCACAGCTCCGCTACCGGGAACAAAAGTTATCTTTTATAATTACCAGCAACAGCAAATAGGAGAAGTAATAACAGACGAGGAGGGAACCTCTATTTTTGACTCTGATATTCCCGCAGCGTTTGCCATTGTAGAAAGAGGAACTGAAAAAACCTATGTAAAACTAAATGATGGTAACGTTTTATCAGTAAGTAAATTTGATGTTGCAGGTGTAAAACTAAAAAAAGGCATTAAAGGGTTTATTTATGGTGAAAGAGGAGTATGGAGGCCAGGAGATACTTTGTTTTTATCCTTTATGCTTAATGATAACGATAATGACTTACCTGCAAATCATCCCGTGAAGTTTGAACTTAGCGATCCTTATGGAAAAATTACTCACAGGGAAGTTAAAACATATGGAATTAATAATGTTTACACTTTTACGGTTAAAACAAACGAAAATGCCCCGACAGGAAATTGGCAGGCAAAAGTATCGGTGGGAGGAGTAACTTTTTCAAAATCCCTGAAAATAGAAACTATTAAACCAAATCGCTTAAAAATTAAAGCAGGTTTTGAAGGAGAAACCCTTTCAGGCAATCAACCTGTTAAAGGAAATTTAGAAGTTACATGGCTTCACGGGGCTGTTGCCAAAAATTTAAAGGCCGATGTACAAGCTAAATTCAGTGAGCAAAAAACCGGTTTTCCGGGATTTGAAGATTATATTTTTGACGACCCTACAAGAAGATTTTCTTCCGAAGAACAAACAGTGTTTGACGGTAGAATTAATAGTGAAGGCAAAGCATCTTTTACCCTTAGTCCCCAGATAAATGAGAAATCCCCGGGACTGCTAAAGGCATCTTTTGTGACCAAAGTATATGAGAACGGAGGTGATTTTAGTACCGATGTATTTTCAAAAACCTACTCTCCTTATTCAACATACGTGGGCCTTTCCACTCCAAAAGGTGATGCCGCAAGAGGTATGCTTTTAACCGAGGTCAAGCATAATTTTGATGTAGTAACCCTGGATGATCACGGTAAGCCTAAAGCAGTAAAAGGCCTCAAAGTAACCGTTTATAAAATAAACTGGAAATGGTGGTGGGATACTTCGGAAGATAATATTTCTACATACAACGGCAGCCGTTATAATGAAAATATATTTAGCACCACTATAAACACCAATGAACAGGGGAAAGGCAATTTTCAGTTCGAATTAAATTATCCGGAGTGGGGACGTTACCTGGTAAGGGTAGAAGATTCCAACGGTGGTCATGCAACCGGAAAAGCAATTTATATTGATTGGCCCGGGTGGGCAGGAAAATCAAGGAAAGAAGACCCTTCAGCAGCTACCATGCTTGTTTTTTCTACCGACAAAAAAACATATAATGTAGGAGAAACAGCCGTAGTAACTTTTCCGAGCAGTGGTGAAGGCAGAGCTTTGGTAACAATAGAAAACGGAAGTGAAGTATTAGAATCATTATGGGTAACACCACAAAAAGAAGAAACCAAATTTGAGCTTCCAATAAGAGATATTTATACCCCTAATGTGTATATAAATATAACCTTACTACAACCCCATGCGAATACAGCAAACGATTTACCCATACGTTTATACGGTTTGGTCCCGGTAACTGTAGAAAACCCTGAAAAAAGACTGGAACCACAAATAAACATGCCCGATGTACTTCGTCCGGAAGAAAAAGTAAAAGTTGCTGTATCTGAAAAAACAGGAAAGGCAATGACTTATACCCTTGCAATAGTTGATGAAGGCTTGTTGGATTTAACAAGATTTAAAACTCCGAGTCCATGGGATCACTTTAATGCCCGGGAAGCTTTGGGAGTAAAAACATGGGATATTTATGACGATGTAATTGGTGCTTACGGAGGAAGAATAGATCAGATATTCAGTATTGGAGGAGATGATGAAGCTGCAGGCGCTAAAAATAAAAAAGCAAACAGATTTAAACCTGTGGTATTATATTTTGGGCCTTTTAACTTGAAAGAGGGCGAAACCAAAACGCATGAAATAAATATTCCTAAATATGTGGGTTCGGTAAGAACCATGGTTGTTGCCGGAAATTCATCAATTGAAGCTTATGGGAATGCCGAAAAAGCAACCCCGGTACGAAAGCCTTTAATGGTATTGGCATCATTACCACGAAAAATTACTCCGGGAGAAAAAGTAACCCTGCCCGTTACAGTATTTGCCATGGAAAATAAGGTTAAGAATGTTACCCTGCGCTTAAAAGAAAATAAAGCTTTCAGAGTTGCCGGAGAAACCTCTCAAAATGTATCATTCTCTCAGCCAGATGAAAAAATGGCGTATTTTGAACTTGAAGTGGCTGATTTTACCGGTATAGGAAAAGTTGAAGTAGAAGCTTCAGGAAATGGAGAAAAAGCTTCTTATGAGGTAGAAATAGATGTGGTTAATCCTAATCCTGTAACTACGGTGGTAACAGATATTACGTTAGAACCTGGTAGTGAACAATCAATTAACCTGGAAACGTTTGGAATATCAGGTAGTAATACTGCCCAGATAGAATTTTCTACCTTACCGCCAATGGATTTTACCAGTAGGTTACAATATCTTATCAAGTATCCCCATGGCTGTATTGAGCAAACAACCTCGGCAGCATTTCCTCAGTTGTTTTTAGCTGATATTTTTGACTTAACTAACGATAAGAAGACTCAAATACAGCAAAATATAAAGCATGCCATTAAAAAATTAAGTAATTATCAATTGCCCGGTGGCGGATTTTCATACTGGTCGGGTCAAAACTATGCTAATGACTGGGGGACCAGTTATGCCGGCCATTTTCTATTAGAAGCAGAGAAAAAAGGATATGTACTGCCTATAGGTTTTAAATCAGGTTGGATTCAGTATCAAAAAACTGCTGCTAAACAATGGAGAAAGTCTGAAAACACTTCCGATTTAGCCCAGGCATACAGGTTGTACACTTTGGCATTGGCAGGTAATGCCGATGTGTCCTCTATGAACAGATTAAGGGAAACTCCTTATATTTCAAACGAGGCTAAACACCGTCTGGCAGCAGCTTATGCCCTTACAGGGCAAAAAAGTGCTGCAATCGAAATATTCAGTGCAGCTAATATTGATCATCAACCGGTTAAAAATGATTATTATACCTACGGTTCGGTAGAAAGAAACAGGGCTATGGCTTTAGAAACCTTAATATTACTTGATCGCAAATCAGAGGCGCAGGAACTTTCTAAAACCATCGCAAAAACATTAAGCGATAAAAGGTGGATGAGTACACAAAGTACGGCATATTCTCTCCTGGCTATGGCCAAGTTTGCAAAGTACATTGGAGGAAAAGGTGTGAACGTTTCATTTGCACTTAATGGAAATGCGGAAAGTATATCAACAGCACTTTCCCTGGCCAACAGAAGATTGAATATTAAAGAAGGCAACAATTCTATTGTCCTTAAAAACAATAAAGATAATACGGTATTTATACGCGTTTTAAACTCGGGTATTTTACCGGTAGCTCAGGAAAAAGAAGAAATAAGAAATTTAGGTGTTCAGGTGGTATATAAAGGCCGTGATGGAAGTATAATGGGAGTTAATCAGTTAGGACAGGGAACCGATTTTATAGCTGAGGTAACCATAACAAACAAAAAAGGGGAGCCGGTTAAAAATATGGCCCTTACTCAGATTATTCCGAGCGGTTGGGAAATTGTAAACACACGTTTTACCGATTTTGGAGATTTTGTAGAAAATGATGCTACTTACACTGATATAAGAGATGACAGGATTAACTTTTATTTTGACCTGAAGAAATATGAAAGCAAAACCTTTAGAGTTTTGTTAAATGCGTCTTATTTAGGTACCTACTATTTGCCGGGTATTCAGGTTGAGGCTATGTATGATAATGATTATATGGCACGAACAAAAGGAAGATGGATAGAAGTGACACAGTAA
- a CDS encoding 3-hydroxyanthranilate 3,4-dioxygenase: MAIKKPFNLNKWIEENREFLKPPVGNKNLYKEADDYIVMIVAGPNARKDYHYNETEELFYQLEGNIEVHIQENGKKKIMKLGPGDMYLHPAGIPHSPVRHKDSIGLVIERKRTDLEGKDGLLWFCDNCNNKLYEVYFRLNDIEKDFLNHFRNFYESEKLRTCNNCGTVMPVDKRFIANEDD; this comes from the coding sequence ATGGCTATTAAAAAACCTTTTAACCTGAATAAATGGATTGAGGAAAACAGAGAGTTTTTAAAACCTCCTGTAGGAAATAAAAATTTATATAAGGAAGCTGATGATTACATAGTAATGATAGTAGCAGGCCCTAATGCACGTAAAGACTATCATTATAACGAAACTGAAGAGCTTTTTTATCAACTTGAAGGAAATATTGAAGTGCATATTCAGGAAAACGGAAAGAAAAAAATAATGAAGTTAGGCCCGGGTGATATGTATTTACATCCTGCCGGAATACCACACTCTCCTGTAAGACATAAAGATTCAATAGGCCTGGTAATTGAACGCAAAAGAACAGATCTTGAAGGCAAAGACGGACTTCTTTGGTTTTGTGACAATTGTAATAACAAGCTTTATGAAGTATATTTTCGCCTGAATGATATCGAAAAAGATTTTTTGAACCATTTCAGAAACTTTTATGAGTCCGAAAAGTTGAGAACCTGCAATAATTGTGGCACAGTAATGCCTGTAGACAAACGCTTTATTGCAAATGAAGATGATTGA